A window of the Microbacterium sp. LWH13-1.2 genome harbors these coding sequences:
- a CDS encoding MarR family transcriptional regulator yields MSDAQLAVLATLRMHGRRTITALAERERVTAPSMTNMINGLEEQGYVVRTPDAEDRRRVQVDITDAGTEIVAQTIKRRDELLADMLAELDFTEEELATLREASALMRKVVDR; encoded by the coding sequence ATGAGCGATGCGCAGCTCGCCGTGCTCGCCACGCTGCGCATGCACGGCCGCCGCACGATCACGGCCCTCGCCGAGCGCGAGCGCGTCACCGCCCCGTCGATGACGAACATGATCAACGGCCTCGAAGAGCAGGGCTACGTCGTCCGCACTCCGGATGCCGAGGATCGCCGACGCGTGCAGGTCGACATCACCGACGCGGGCACCGAGATCGTGGCGCAGACGATCAAGCGCCGCGACGAGCTGCTCGCCGACATGCTCGCCGAGCTCGACTTCACGGAGGAAGAACTCGCGACGCTGCGCGAAGCCAGCGCCCTGATGCGAAAGGTGGTCGACCGATGA
- a CDS encoding MFS transporter codes for MFRSFSNINYRIWFAGALVSNIGGWMQATAQDWVVLTELTDNDAAAMGVTMALQFGPPLVLVSLTGWVADRFERRRILMATQSALLLLAIAVGVLLLNGVMTLPMMFCFAAGFGVVNAFDAPARQAFVSDMVSSGDTSNAVALNSASFNLARMIGPAVGGLLIVAIGSGWVFIANAVTFLAMLVALLLLRTGQLAPRLKNRRPGGLAEGFRYVWGRSDLRVVFVTVFLIGAFGMNFPIFASTMALEFGAGADGYGVLSSVLAIGSLAGALLAARRDRARVRVVILAAGGFGIAAFVSAAMPTYISYAVTLTFTGFMIVTLLTTANGYVQMTTAPALRGRVLALYMAVIMGSTPVGAPIAGWVADTFGPRSAIMLGGTAGFVACAIGAIWVFTSGRLHRSENSRFLMTLDETRPLNVVDEAEILDEKADPVEFSDEAAVTTPIRTSKKD; via the coding sequence ATGTTCCGTTCGTTCTCGAACATCAACTACCGCATCTGGTTCGCCGGAGCCCTCGTCTCGAACATCGGCGGGTGGATGCAGGCGACCGCCCAGGACTGGGTCGTGCTCACCGAGCTCACCGACAACGACGCTGCGGCCATGGGCGTCACGATGGCGCTGCAGTTCGGGCCGCCTCTCGTGCTCGTGAGCCTGACCGGCTGGGTCGCCGATCGGTTCGAGCGACGGCGCATCCTGATGGCCACGCAGTCGGCGCTGCTGCTGCTCGCGATCGCCGTGGGAGTGCTGCTGCTCAACGGCGTGATGACCCTGCCGATGATGTTCTGCTTCGCCGCGGGTTTCGGTGTCGTCAACGCGTTCGACGCACCGGCCAGGCAGGCGTTCGTCTCCGACATGGTCTCGTCGGGCGACACGTCGAACGCGGTCGCCCTCAACTCGGCATCCTTCAACCTCGCCCGCATGATCGGCCCCGCGGTCGGTGGCCTGCTGATCGTGGCGATCGGCTCGGGCTGGGTGTTCATCGCGAACGCGGTGACCTTCCTCGCGATGCTGGTCGCGCTGCTCCTGCTGCGCACCGGCCAGCTGGCGCCGCGTCTGAAGAACCGCCGCCCCGGCGGGCTCGCCGAGGGCTTCCGCTACGTGTGGGGGCGAAGCGACCTGCGCGTCGTCTTCGTGACGGTCTTCCTGATCGGCGCGTTCGGCATGAACTTCCCGATCTTCGCGTCGACCATGGCGCTCGAGTTCGGAGCAGGAGCCGACGGCTACGGCGTGCTGAGCTCGGTGCTCGCGATCGGCTCCCTCGCCGGCGCACTGCTCGCCGCCCGCCGCGACCGCGCCAGGGTGCGCGTCGTGATCCTCGCGGCCGGCGGCTTCGGCATCGCCGCGTTCGTGTCGGCGGCGATGCCCACGTACATCTCCTATGCCGTCACGCTCACGTTCACCGGCTTCATGATCGTCACGCTGCTGACGACCGCGAACGGCTACGTCCAGATGACGACGGCTCCGGCCCTCCGCGGGCGTGTGCTCGCGCTCTACATGGCGGTGATCATGGGATCGACCCCGGTCGGAGCCCCCATAGCCGGATGGGTCGCCGACACGTTCGGCCCTCGCAGCGCGATCATGCTCGGCGGTACCGCCGGGTTCGTCGCCTGTGCGATCGGCGCGATCTGGGTCTTCACCTCCGGTCGTCTGCACCGGTCCGAGAACAGTCGCTTCCTGATGACGCTCGATGAGACCAGGCCGCTGAACGTCGTCGACGAGGCTGAGATCCTCGACGAGAAAGCCGATCCGGTCGAGTTCAGCGACGAGGCGGCCGTCACGACGCCGATCCGCACGTCGAAGAAGGACTGA